In the genome of Saccopteryx leptura isolate mSacLep1 chromosome 10, mSacLep1_pri_phased_curated, whole genome shotgun sequence, one region contains:
- the LOC136382561 gene encoding C-C chemokine receptor type 1-like, with protein MEISNISMDYDKNTKVNYGDTTPYLYETVGSFLVQVVPTLYSLVFVIGLVGNILVVLVLLQHKRLKNMTSIYILNLAISDLLLLFTLPFGIHFFQKDNWVFGSVMCKLLSGLYYVGLYSEIFFIILLTIDRYLAIVHAVFALRVQTIKFGIITSVVSWVLAILTSIPDFFFMDSLSTEGRYVCNSLIPPAYYNHWREFLALKLNILGLILPLVIMIICYTGIIKILLRRPNERKSKAVRLIFVIMIIFFLFWTPFNLTMSLSAFEDVLSVNYYNHKDQLALATHVTVMISYIHCCVNPIIYVFVGEKFREYLRELFYSLQSLSPGKWLPFFHTKNQDRTSSMSPSAGEQELSDGF; from the coding sequence ATGGAAATTTCAAACATTTCAATGGACTATGACAAGAACACAAAAGTCAACTACGGGGACACAACCCCATACCTATATGAAACTGTAGGGTCTTTTCTAGTGCAGGTGGTGCCCACTTTGTACTCCCTGGTATTTGTCATTGGCCTGGTCGGCAACATCCTGGTGGTCCTGGTCCTCTTGCAACACAAGAGGCTCAAGAACATGACCAGCATCTACATCCTCAACCTGGCCATTTCtgacctgctcctcctcttcacGCTGCCCTTCGGGATTCACTTCTTTCAGAAAGATAACTGGGTGTTCGGCAGTGTCATGTGCAAGTTGCTCTCGGGGCTTTATTACGTAGGTCTGTACAGTGAGATCTTCTTCATCATCCTACTGACCATCGACAGGTACCTGGCAATCGTCCATGCTGTGTTTGCTCTGCGGGTCCAGACCATTAAATTTGGTATCATCACCAGCGTAGTCAGCTGGGTCCTGGCCATCCTGACTTCAATTCCAGACTTTTTCTTTATGGATTCCCTGAGCACTGAAGGTCGTTACGTCTGCAACTCACTTATCCCTCCTGCATACTACAATCATTGGAGAGAGTTCCTGGCTCTGAAACTGAACATCCTGGGGCTGATCTTGCCTCTGGTGATCATGATCATCTGCTACACGGGGATCATAAAGATTCTGCTCAGACGGCCCAATGAGAGGAAGTCCAAAGCCGTGCGTCTGATTTTTGTCATCATgatcatcttttttctcttttggacgCCCTTCAATCTGACTATGTCTCTTTCCGCTTTTGAAGACGTTCTTTCAGTCAATTACTATAACCACAAAGACCAACTAGCCCTGGCCACTCATGTGACAGTCATGATCTCCTACATACACTGCTGTGTCAACcccattatttatgtttttgttggcGAGAAGTTCCGCGAGTACCTGCGTGAGTTGTTCTACAGTCTCCAGTCCCTGAGCCCAGGGAAATGGCTCCCCTTCTTCCACACCAAGAACCAGGACAGGACCAGCTCCATGTCCCCATCTGCAGGGGAGCAGGAACTCTCTGACGGGTTCTGA